Proteins encoded by one window of Electrophorus electricus isolate fEleEle1 chromosome 17, fEleEle1.pri, whole genome shotgun sequence:
- the slc35e4 gene encoding solute carrier family 35 member E4 isoform X1: MYFPCRREDETNMIGPDGPSKREPSRAAGTRRSSPGEILHLLSAVVVWLVTGTTISSLNKWIFAVYNFRYPLLLSALHMLTAVVVDYGLVKYWVARRTRTDGPDLTRSVRRKVLLLSLTFCASIALGNVGLSYVQLSFAQMIYTTTPIFTLAISSLVLGKQHHVLKYTAMMPICLGASFSILGEVQFDQTGCFCVLAATLLRGVKSIQQSILLQEEKIPSVFLLYLMAVPSFLILAVAALALENWAGLQALQHYDRRLWGFILLSCLGSVLYNLASCCVISLTSAVTLHILGNLSMVGNLLLSQMLFGSQLSALSCAGAALTLSGMIIYQNSELIAGYLDARRARGPAGTRRDMENDDGEQRQEPEPCSESTSGPSRESLELSVVSSLEVSTEVCHYMDPSPELYYDVESYLEQSSEPYHDRQPSLESVPELSLELSPETVLHRRTEKHTHEKMD, from the exons ATGTATTTCCCCTGCAGACGCGAAGATGAAACGAACATGATCGGCCCCGATGGCCCCTCCAAACGCGAGCCATCCCGGGCCGCCGGGACACGGAGGAGCAGCCCCGGCGAAATACTGCACCTCCTGTCGGCCGTGGTCGTGTGGCTAGTGACGGGGACGACCATATCGAGCCTCAACAAGTGGATATTCGCCGTGTACAACTTCAGATACCCgctgctgctgtctgctttGCACATGCTCACGGCGGTAGTGGTGGACTATGGACTCGTGAAGTACTGGGTGGCCCGGCGCACACGCACGGATGGACCGGACCTGACCCGCAGCGTCAGGCGCAAGGTGCTCCTCCTCAGCCTGACCTTCTGCGCCAGTATCGCGCTCGGTAACGTGGGGCTCAGCTACGTGCAACTGTCCTTCGCGCAGATGATCTACACCACCACGCCGATATTTACGCTGGCGATATCATCCCTGGTCCTCGGGAAGCAGCACCACGTCCTCAAGTACACCGCAATGATGCCCATTTGCCTCGGCGCGTCCTTCAGTATTCTGGGCGAGGTCCAGTTCGACCAGACGGGCTGCTTCTGCGTCCTCGCCGCAACCTTGTTGCGAGGTGTAAAGAGCATCCAGCAAA gTATCCTGCTACAGGAGGAGAAGATTCCCTCTGTCTTCCTGCTCTACCTGATGGCTGTGCCCAGCTTCCTCATCCTGGCCGTGGCTGCGTTGGCGCTGGAGAACTGGGCGGGTCTGCAGGCACTGCAGCACTACGACCGCCGCCTGTGGGGATTCATCCTGCTCAGCTGCCTGGGCTCCGTGCTCTACAACCTGGCCAGTTGCTGCGTCATCAGCCTGACGTCCGCTGTCACCCTGCACATCCTGGGCAACCTGAGCATGGTGGGGAACCTCCTCCTGTCCCAGATGCTGTTCGGCAGCCAGCTGTCGGCGCTCAGCTGTGCCGGCGCGGCGCTCACCCTCTCTGGAATGATCATCTACCAGAACTCGGAGCTCATCGCCGGCTACCTGGACGCACGCCGAGCCAGAGGGCCAGCGGGGACCCGCCGGGACATGGAGAACGATGACGGAGAACAGCGGCAGGAGCCAGAGCCGTGTTCAGAATCGACGTCTGGGCCGTCCCGGGAAAGTTTAGAACTCTCTGTAGTGTCGTCTTTAGAAGTGTCCACTGAAGTATGCCACTATATGGATCCATCTCCAGAACTGTACTATGATGTAGAATCATATCTTGAACAATCTTCAGAACCATACCATGACCGACAACCGTCTCTGGAGTCCGTTCCAGAACTGTCTCTGGAGCTGTCTCCAGAAACCGTTCTACACAGgaggacagagaaacacacacatgagaaaATGGACTGA
- the slc35e4 gene encoding solute carrier family 35 member E4 isoform X2: MIGPDGPSKREPSRAAGTRRSSPGEILHLLSAVVVWLVTGTTISSLNKWIFAVYNFRYPLLLSALHMLTAVVVDYGLVKYWVARRTRTDGPDLTRSVRRKVLLLSLTFCASIALGNVGLSYVQLSFAQMIYTTTPIFTLAISSLVLGKQHHVLKYTAMMPICLGASFSILGEVQFDQTGCFCVLAATLLRGVKSIQQSILLQEEKIPSVFLLYLMAVPSFLILAVAALALENWAGLQALQHYDRRLWGFILLSCLGSVLYNLASCCVISLTSAVTLHILGNLSMVGNLLLSQMLFGSQLSALSCAGAALTLSGMIIYQNSELIAGYLDARRARGPAGTRRDMENDDGEQRQEPEPCSESTSGPSRESLELSVVSSLEVSTEVCHYMDPSPELYYDVESYLEQSSEPYHDRQPSLESVPELSLELSPETVLHRRTEKHTHEKMD; the protein is encoded by the exons ATGATCGGCCCCGATGGCCCCTCCAAACGCGAGCCATCCCGGGCCGCCGGGACACGGAGGAGCAGCCCCGGCGAAATACTGCACCTCCTGTCGGCCGTGGTCGTGTGGCTAGTGACGGGGACGACCATATCGAGCCTCAACAAGTGGATATTCGCCGTGTACAACTTCAGATACCCgctgctgctgtctgctttGCACATGCTCACGGCGGTAGTGGTGGACTATGGACTCGTGAAGTACTGGGTGGCCCGGCGCACACGCACGGATGGACCGGACCTGACCCGCAGCGTCAGGCGCAAGGTGCTCCTCCTCAGCCTGACCTTCTGCGCCAGTATCGCGCTCGGTAACGTGGGGCTCAGCTACGTGCAACTGTCCTTCGCGCAGATGATCTACACCACCACGCCGATATTTACGCTGGCGATATCATCCCTGGTCCTCGGGAAGCAGCACCACGTCCTCAAGTACACCGCAATGATGCCCATTTGCCTCGGCGCGTCCTTCAGTATTCTGGGCGAGGTCCAGTTCGACCAGACGGGCTGCTTCTGCGTCCTCGCCGCAACCTTGTTGCGAGGTGTAAAGAGCATCCAGCAAA gTATCCTGCTACAGGAGGAGAAGATTCCCTCTGTCTTCCTGCTCTACCTGATGGCTGTGCCCAGCTTCCTCATCCTGGCCGTGGCTGCGTTGGCGCTGGAGAACTGGGCGGGTCTGCAGGCACTGCAGCACTACGACCGCCGCCTGTGGGGATTCATCCTGCTCAGCTGCCTGGGCTCCGTGCTCTACAACCTGGCCAGTTGCTGCGTCATCAGCCTGACGTCCGCTGTCACCCTGCACATCCTGGGCAACCTGAGCATGGTGGGGAACCTCCTCCTGTCCCAGATGCTGTTCGGCAGCCAGCTGTCGGCGCTCAGCTGTGCCGGCGCGGCGCTCACCCTCTCTGGAATGATCATCTACCAGAACTCGGAGCTCATCGCCGGCTACCTGGACGCACGCCGAGCCAGAGGGCCAGCGGGGACCCGCCGGGACATGGAGAACGATGACGGAGAACAGCGGCAGGAGCCAGAGCCGTGTTCAGAATCGACGTCTGGGCCGTCCCGGGAAAGTTTAGAACTCTCTGTAGTGTCGTCTTTAGAAGTGTCCACTGAAGTATGCCACTATATGGATCCATCTCCAGAACTGTACTATGATGTAGAATCATATCTTGAACAATCTTCAGAACCATACCATGACCGACAACCGTCTCTGGAGTCCGTTCCAGAACTGTCTCTGGAGCTGTCTCCAGAAACCGTTCTACACAGgaggacagagaaacacacacatgagaaaATGGACTGA